Proteins encoded together in one Microbacterium sp. ABRD28 window:
- a CDS encoding 3-oxoacid CoA-transferase subunit A: MIDKTVTGVADAVADIPDGATVMIGGFGRAGQPVELIDALIAQGATDLTIVNNNAGNGDVGLAALLATRRVRKIICSFPRQSDSWVFDGLYRDGDIELELVPQGNLAERIRAAGAGIGAFFSPTGVGTELAEGKESREIDGRTYVLEYPIKADVALISALKGDRWGNLVFRETARNFGPIMATAATRTIAQVDQIVPLGSLDPETVVTPGIFVDRVVAVGERPWLKDGAFVGGVDLEGRPV; the protein is encoded by the coding sequence GTGATCGACAAGACCGTGACGGGCGTCGCGGACGCCGTCGCCGACATCCCCGACGGGGCCACCGTCATGATCGGCGGCTTCGGTCGCGCCGGTCAGCCGGTCGAGCTCATCGACGCCCTCATCGCACAGGGCGCGACAGACCTGACGATCGTCAACAACAACGCCGGCAACGGGGATGTGGGACTTGCGGCCCTCCTCGCCACGCGGCGAGTGCGCAAGATCATCTGCTCGTTCCCCCGCCAGAGCGACTCGTGGGTCTTCGACGGCCTGTACCGCGATGGCGACATCGAGCTCGAACTCGTGCCACAGGGCAACCTCGCCGAGCGCATCCGCGCCGCCGGCGCCGGGATCGGTGCCTTCTTCTCGCCGACCGGAGTGGGTACCGAACTCGCGGAGGGCAAGGAATCCCGCGAGATCGATGGACGCACCTACGTGCTCGAGTATCCGATCAAGGCCGACGTCGCCCTCATCAGCGCGCTGAAGGGCGACCGGTGGGGCAACCTCGTCTTCCGCGAGACGGCCCGGAACTTCGGCCCGATCATGGCCACGGCCGCGACCCGCACGATCGCCCAGGTCGACCAGATCGTGCCGCTGGGAAGCCTCGACCCCGAGACGGTGGTGACCCCCGGCATCTTCGTCGACCGCGTCGTCGCCGTCGGTGAGCGACCCTGGCTGAAAGACGGCGCCTTCGTGGGCGGCGTCGACCTGGAAGGACGGCCCGTCTGA
- a CDS encoding acyl-CoA thioesterase, whose product MTAEPPATETTEPPMTDAAVAADRVTMRFLALPHDAAAGGLTVAAGSVMEWIDQAGYACAVGWSGRYCVTAYVGNVQHTRPIAPGSLVAVHARVVHTGRSSVHVAVTVEAADIRSRQYEPATTCMLVFVAVDDDRRPASVPEWTPRTDADRALGAIATSRIAARDTIKKAMLGQVYTEDTAAPRSQMRFLAPPSAVNFGGAAHGGTVMGWIDEAAYACAAAWSSDKAVAVYSGGIHFLAPVRIGHLVELDARLIYTGPRSMHIVVRVLSADPRTPAEKSLTTQCIMVFVDPGTDGRARPVPRWEPELAEDVRLVRHAVELIRERERIVPIPTALTLQD is encoded by the coding sequence ATGACCGCAGAGCCGCCGGCGACCGAGACCACCGAACCGCCGATGACGGATGCCGCAGTCGCCGCCGATCGCGTGACGATGCGCTTCCTGGCGCTGCCCCATGATGCCGCCGCCGGTGGCCTGACCGTCGCCGCGGGAAGCGTGATGGAGTGGATCGACCAGGCGGGCTACGCCTGCGCCGTCGGCTGGAGCGGGCGCTACTGCGTCACGGCGTACGTCGGGAACGTGCAGCACACCCGCCCGATCGCGCCCGGATCGCTCGTGGCCGTGCACGCCCGCGTCGTGCACACCGGCCGGTCGAGCGTCCACGTCGCCGTGACCGTCGAGGCCGCGGACATCCGATCCCGTCAGTACGAACCGGCGACCACCTGCATGCTCGTCTTCGTCGCCGTCGATGACGACCGCCGCCCCGCGTCGGTGCCGGAGTGGACGCCGCGCACCGACGCCGACCGGGCCCTCGGGGCGATCGCGACCTCGCGGATCGCCGCCCGCGACACCATCAAGAAGGCCATGCTCGGCCAGGTCTACACCGAAGACACCGCGGCGCCCCGGTCGCAGATGCGCTTCCTCGCGCCGCCGAGCGCGGTGAACTTCGGCGGCGCCGCGCACGGCGGCACGGTGATGGGCTGGATCGATGAGGCCGCCTACGCGTGCGCGGCCGCGTGGTCGTCCGACAAGGCCGTCGCGGTGTACTCCGGGGGTATCCACTTCCTCGCGCCGGTGCGCATCGGGCACCTCGTCGAGCTCGACGCCCGCCTCATCTACACCGGCCCCCGCAGCATGCACATCGTCGTGCGGGTGCTCTCGGCCGACCCCCGGACCCCCGCTGAGAAGAGCCTCACCACGCAGTGCATCATGGTCTTCGTCGACCCCGGCACCGACGGCCGCGCCCGGCCGGTTCCGCGGTGGGAGCCCGAACTCGCCGAGGATGTGCGGCTCGTGCGCCACGCCGTGGAACTCATCCGCGAGCGCGAGCGCATCGTGCCGATCCCCACCGCGCTGACGCTGCAGGACTGA
- a CDS encoding 3-oxoacid CoA-transferase subunit B has product MSTRISRDDLARRIAADIPEGAYVNLGIGAPTLVANFLPADLEIILHTENGLLGMGPAPEAGAVDPDLINAGKQAVTALPGAAYFHHADSFGMMRGGHLDVCVLGAFQASEAGDLANWSTGAPGAIPAVGGAMDLAIGAKDVYVMTDLLTKAGESKLVTACTYPLTGVGCVTRVYTDHAIFDVAPGGFAVREAFGDNTVASLEELTGLSLAPAEGH; this is encoded by the coding sequence ATGAGCACCCGCATCTCGCGAGACGACCTCGCCCGCCGCATCGCCGCCGACATCCCCGAGGGCGCGTACGTCAACCTCGGCATCGGCGCCCCCACCCTCGTGGCCAACTTCCTTCCCGCCGACCTCGAGATCATCCTCCACACCGAGAACGGGCTCCTGGGCATGGGGCCGGCCCCCGAGGCCGGCGCCGTCGATCCCGATCTCATCAACGCCGGCAAGCAGGCCGTCACCGCCCTCCCGGGCGCGGCGTACTTCCACCACGCCGACTCCTTCGGCATGATGCGCGGCGGACACCTCGATGTCTGCGTGCTCGGGGCGTTCCAGGCCTCCGAGGCCGGCGACCTGGCGAACTGGTCGACGGGGGCGCCCGGCGCCATCCCCGCCGTCGGCGGGGCGATGGACCTCGCCATCGGCGCCAAGGACGTCTACGTCATGACCGACCTGCTCACCAAGGCTGGCGAGTCCAAGCTCGTCACGGCCTGCACCTACCCGCTCACCGGCGTCGGGTGCGTCACCCGCGTCTACACCGACCACGCGATCTTCGACGTGGCCCCGGGCGGCTTCGCGGTGCGCGAGGCGTTCGGCGACAACACCGTCGCCTCGCTCGAAGAACTCACGGGCCTCAGCCTGGCCCCGGCGGAAGGACACTGA
- a CDS encoding thiolase family protein, translated as MPATYIYDAVRTPFGRAGGALSGVRPDDLAAVAMKAVVERTGLDPARIDDVIFGDANQAGEDNRNVARFGALLAGFPTTVPGVTVNRLCGSSMEAVIQGARAIESGDADVILAGGVESMSRAPFVVEKSPKPWPATGNQTMWNTSIGWRMTNKALPKEWTISNGESAEKLASIYGISREEQDAFALRSHERAARAWADGVFDGEIVQVAGAELTRDEGIRADTTLDKLAGLRALFAADGTVTAGNSSSINDGAAAILLGAEGALEGEPLARITGRAAFGNDPDVFGVAPVEAANRALARAGRTWADVDVMELNEAFASQSLACLELWTELDPEKANVHGGAIAIGHPLGASGARVIGRAAHELARRGSGVAVAALCIGVGQGLAVVLER; from the coding sequence ATGCCCGCGACCTACATCTACGACGCCGTCCGCACCCCTTTCGGCCGCGCCGGCGGCGCGCTCTCCGGCGTCCGCCCCGACGACCTGGCCGCCGTGGCGATGAAGGCCGTCGTCGAGCGGACGGGCCTGGACCCCGCCCGCATCGACGACGTGATCTTCGGCGACGCCAACCAGGCCGGTGAGGACAACCGCAACGTCGCGCGTTTCGGCGCCCTGCTCGCGGGATTTCCCACCACGGTGCCGGGCGTGACCGTCAACCGCCTCTGCGGTTCGAGCATGGAGGCCGTCATCCAGGGGGCGCGGGCGATCGAGTCCGGCGATGCCGACGTCATCCTCGCCGGCGGCGTGGAGTCGATGAGCCGCGCGCCGTTCGTGGTGGAGAAGTCGCCGAAGCCGTGGCCGGCCACCGGCAACCAGACGATGTGGAACACCTCGATCGGCTGGCGCATGACGAACAAGGCGCTGCCGAAGGAGTGGACGATCTCCAACGGCGAGTCCGCCGAGAAGCTCGCGTCGATCTACGGGATCTCCCGAGAAGAACAGGATGCCTTCGCTCTGCGCAGTCACGAGCGCGCCGCCCGGGCGTGGGCGGACGGCGTCTTCGACGGCGAGATCGTCCAGGTCGCCGGCGCCGAGCTCACCCGCGACGAGGGAATCCGCGCCGACACGACGCTCGACAAGCTCGCAGGCCTGCGGGCGCTGTTCGCCGCCGACGGCACAGTGACCGCCGGCAACTCGTCGTCGATCAACGACGGTGCCGCGGCGATCCTTCTCGGCGCCGAGGGGGCACTGGAGGGTGAGCCGCTGGCGCGGATCACCGGTCGTGCCGCCTTCGGCAACGACCCCGATGTCTTCGGGGTCGCCCCCGTGGAGGCGGCGAACCGGGCCCTGGCCCGGGCGGGTCGGACGTGGGCCGACGTCGACGTCATGGAGCTGAACGAGGCCTTCGCCTCGCAGAGCCTCGCATGCCTGGAGCTGTGGACCGAGCTCGACCCCGAGAAGGCGAACGTGCACGGCGGAGCGATCGCGATCGGCCACCCGCTCGGCGCCTCGGGGGCTCGCGTCATCGGTCGCGCGGCGCACGAGCTCGCCCGTCGCGGCTCGGGGGTGGCGGTCGCCGCGCTCTGCATCGGCGTCGGTCAGGGGCTCGCGGTGGTCCTCGAGCGGTGA
- a CDS encoding alpha/beta hydrolase, which translates to MRQQSTSSLTIASAGRWFAPDTIAGNPDLTGRLLHSLRDADAESYARCCEALAAHDVRDRLGEITVPVLAVWGGSDEVTPESLVREIADGVARVPHRCRGLRRRTMM; encoded by the coding sequence GTGCGGCAGCAGTCGACGTCGTCGCTCACCATCGCCTCGGCCGGGCGGTGGTTCGCCCCCGACACGATCGCCGGGAACCCCGACCTCACCGGGCGGCTCCTGCACTCCCTGCGCGATGCCGACGCCGAGAGCTACGCCCGCTGCTGCGAGGCGCTCGCCGCGCACGACGTGCGCGACCGGCTGGGCGAGATCACCGTGCCCGTGCTGGCGGTCTGGGGCGGATCCGACGAGGTCACCCCCGAGAGCCTCGTCCGGGAGATCGCCGACGGCGTCGCCCGCGTTCCGCATCGCTGCAGAGGTCTACGTCGACGCACCATGATGTGA